From the genome of Acetonema longum DSM 6540, one region includes:
- a CDS encoding aspartate ammonia-lyase yields MRFEHDFLGQVELPDEVYYGVQTWRASQNFAITGHRLCPEFITALATIKKAAAKANMKTGRMPEAVGEAIVQAADEIIAGKLHDQFIVDAIQGGAGTSMNMNANEVIANRALELLGKAKGDYEVVSPNNQVNMAQSTNDVMPTAIRIASIQKTKLLISELETLHHGLRQKSEQFQHVLKMGRTHLQDAVPITLGQEFAAYADTVKRSIKRISRAMDNLFTVNMGATAVGTGLNAEPEYIKEVVRQLSILTGNTMVSASNLVDATQNTDELAELSGALKVCALSLSKIANDLRMMASGPKCGLSELILPAMQPGSSIMPGKINPVIPEVLNQVAFQVIGNDQAIGLAVEAGQFELNVMEPVIAYNLFNSLTFLTNAVRTLQQRCIAGIEANEARCRELLDSSVGVITALLPHIGYEAASAIAKEALRTKEPVKDIILRQGLMTADQLNVILSPAEMTKPGIAGKQYIKKIS; encoded by the coding sequence ATGCGATTCGAACACGATTTTTTAGGGCAGGTTGAGTTGCCGGATGAGGTTTATTATGGAGTGCAAACCTGGCGGGCATCCCAAAACTTTGCGATTACCGGACACCGGTTATGTCCGGAATTTATCACTGCTTTGGCGACGATTAAAAAAGCTGCGGCTAAGGCTAACATGAAAACCGGACGCATGCCGGAAGCGGTGGGGGAAGCTATCGTTCAGGCGGCTGATGAAATCATTGCCGGCAAGCTCCACGATCAGTTTATTGTTGATGCCATACAAGGCGGGGCAGGCACTTCCATGAATATGAACGCCAATGAAGTGATTGCTAATCGGGCCTTGGAATTGCTGGGAAAAGCAAAAGGCGACTATGAGGTTGTGTCGCCTAATAATCAGGTCAATATGGCCCAATCCACCAATGATGTGATGCCTACCGCGATCCGGATTGCTTCCATTCAGAAAACCAAGCTTCTGATCAGTGAACTGGAAACGCTGCACCACGGTTTGCGGCAAAAGTCGGAGCAATTTCAGCACGTTCTGAAGATGGGCCGGACCCATCTTCAGGATGCTGTGCCTATCACCCTCGGACAGGAATTCGCGGCGTATGCGGATACAGTGAAGCGGTCAATCAAACGGATTAGCCGCGCTATGGACAACCTGTTTACCGTTAACATGGGAGCCACGGCCGTTGGTACCGGCCTGAACGCCGAACCGGAATACATCAAAGAAGTTGTCCGGCAATTATCGATTCTTACCGGCAATACCATGGTATCCGCCTCCAATTTGGTCGATGCAACCCAAAATACCGATGAACTGGCGGAACTATCCGGCGCCCTGAAAGTCTGCGCCTTGTCTCTTTCGAAAATTGCCAATGATTTGCGCATGATGGCATCAGGTCCCAAATGCGGCCTCAGCGAACTGATTCTGCCGGCCATGCAGCCGGGTTCCTCCATCATGCCGGGCAAAATCAACCCGGTTATCCCGGAAGTGCTCAACCAGGTGGCGTTTCAGGTGATCGGCAACGACCAGGCTATTGGTCTGGCCGTGGAGGCCGGGCAGTTTGAACTTAATGTGATGGAGCCGGTTATCGCCTATAACCTGTTTAATTCTTTAACCTTCCTGACCAATGCGGTCCGTACCCTGCAGCAGCGGTGCATCGCCGGCATTGAGGCCAATGAAGCGCGCTGCCGCGAGCTGCTCGATTCCAGCGTGGGGGTGATCACTGCGCTGCTGCCGCATATTGGCTATGAAGCGGCGTCGGCTATTGCCAAAGAAGCGCTGCGTACCAAAGAGCCGGTAAAAGATATTATCCTTCGGCAGGGTCTGATGACGGCGGACCAACTAAACGTTATTTTATCGCCGGCCGAAATGACCAAGCCTGGCATTGCCGGCAAGCAATATATCAAGAAGATTAGCTGA
- a CDS encoding branched-chain amino acid aminotransferase, with product MGKKDLAWESIGFSYRETDKRYVSNYKNGEWDKGTITSDATVVLNECAGVFQYCQSIFEGLKAYTTKSGSIVTFRPDLNAERMMDSARGLEMPPFPKERFLDAIDQVVKANADWVPPYGSGASLYIRPYMFASSPVIGVKPAEEYQFRVICTPVGPYFKGGVRPLSICVSDFDRAAPHGTGHLKAGLNYAMSLHAYMEAHQNGFDENLFLDPATRTFVEETGGANFFFVTKEHEIVIPKSDSILPSITRRSMMIVAEKYLGLKVTERPVRLSEINSFVECGLCGTAAVISPVGKVTDHGREIRFSDCQEAMGPVTKKLYDTLTGIQLGTVEAPEGWIRKIC from the coding sequence ATGGGGAAAAAGGATTTAGCCTGGGAAAGTATTGGTTTCTCCTATCGGGAAACTGATAAACGCTATGTCTCAAATTATAAAAACGGTGAGTGGGACAAGGGTACGATTACGTCAGATGCCACTGTCGTTTTAAATGAGTGCGCCGGTGTTTTTCAATATTGCCAGTCGATATTTGAAGGTTTAAAGGCTTATACGACGAAAAGCGGCAGTATTGTAACCTTCCGTCCTGATTTAAATGCAGAACGGATGATGGATTCCGCCAGAGGATTGGAAATGCCGCCATTTCCGAAAGAACGATTTCTGGATGCGATTGATCAGGTAGTAAAAGCAAATGCGGACTGGGTTCCGCCCTACGGAAGCGGCGCATCACTCTATATAAGGCCATACATGTTTGCCTCTTCCCCGGTCATCGGTGTGAAGCCGGCGGAGGAATATCAGTTCCGCGTGATATGTACACCGGTTGGACCTTATTTTAAAGGCGGCGTAAGACCATTGTCAATTTGTGTAAGCGATTTTGACCGGGCTGCGCCACACGGAACCGGACATTTAAAGGCCGGATTAAATTATGCAATGAGCTTACATGCATACATGGAAGCTCATCAGAATGGATTTGACGAGAATCTGTTCCTGGATCCTGCTACGAGAACGTTCGTAGAAGAAACCGGCGGAGCTAATTTCTTTTTTGTAACAAAAGAGCATGAAATTGTGATTCCAAAATCAGATTCCATTTTACCGTCCATCACCAGGCGTTCCATGATGATTGTGGCTGAGAAATATCTTGGACTGAAAGTGACTGAAAGACCGGTCAGATTGTCTGAAATCAATTCTTTCGTGGAGTGTGGCTTGTGTGGAACAGCAGCGGTCATATCACCGGTAGGCAAAGTGACAGATCACGGCAGGGAAATCCGTTTTTCTGATTGCCAGGAAGCAATGGGACCTGTTACCAAGAAGCTTTACGATACGCTGACCGGAATCCAGCTGGGAACTGTCGAAGCACCGGAAGGATGGATCCGGAAAATTTGTTAA